The Snodgrassella alvi wkB2 genome window below encodes:
- a CDS encoding DUF6882 domain-containing protein — translation MGNFLKKLFGSKEKNTDQHTTELSEPELTIARANNEIQLRTQIAIDTWGLDTAEWSADLDTGTITFVSHEKKLMVTAPVQIVGTYNTEDNTWLWGWDHPSVSESLSVAAQKVRDFGTEYHLEALTTRKLEISMEDAWGFAALACYLSGGEGCYTGSADTTKIFMVYGTVTISNKD, via the coding sequence ATGGGTAATTTCTTAAAAAAACTTTTTGGCAGCAAAGAAAAAAATACTGATCAGCATACAACAGAGCTTTCCGAGCCAGAGCTTACCATTGCACGCGCAAATAACGAGATACAATTACGCACGCAGATAGCAATAGATACTTGGGGTCTTGATACCGCTGAATGGAGTGCAGACCTTGATACCGGTACGATTACTTTTGTCAGTCATGAAAAAAAACTGATGGTAACTGCCCCAGTACAAATAGTTGGTACATACAATACTGAAGACAATACCTGGTTATGGGGATGGGATCATCCGTCAGTCAGTGAATCGCTCAGTGTAGCTGCACAAAAAGTACGAGATTTTGGTACAGAATATCATCTGGAAGCACTCACCACTCGCAAACTTGAGATTTCTATGGAAGATGCATGGGGATTTGCTGCACTTGCGTGTTACCTCAGCGGTGGTGAAGGCTGCTATACCGGTTCGGCAGACACAACGAAAATATTCATGGTCTATGGTACGGTAACAATAAGTAATAAAGACTAA
- the speD gene encoding adenosylmethionine decarboxylase — translation MAQIKQLSHSVGQHCLLDVYQTNGNWLQDAVAIEELLRQAAQAAQAHILTSHFHTFGGNGGVTGVLLLAESHISIHTWPEHHYAAIDIFMCGQLLTEAAVAKLQKLLPDAQMQIRWLAREYLPKV, via the coding sequence ATGGCACAAATAAAACAGCTTAGTCATAGTGTAGGGCAGCACTGTTTACTGGATGTTTATCAAACAAACGGTAACTGGTTGCAGGATGCTGTTGCCATCGAAGAATTATTGCGTCAGGCTGCGCAGGCAGCACAGGCGCATATTCTTACCAGTCATTTTCATACTTTCGGCGGCAATGGTGGTGTTACGGGTGTATTGTTATTGGCTGAATCACATATCAGTATCCATACATGGCCTGAACATCACTATGCTGCCATTGATATATTTATGTGCGGACAGTTACTGACTGAAGCTGCTGTGGCAAAATTACAAAAATTATTACCGGATGCACAGATGCAGATTCGCTGGTTGGCACGCGAATATTTGCCAAAAGTATAA
- a CDS encoding COG4648 family protein, whose translation MPKLYPVINTVLVLVSILYPFIWYFGQKYTGVIPVAVLMALIWLLRALFNRQPLQKLLSCAVMLLFIVLAWLHSAKAMYWYPVMVSALLLLVFGASLYSRQSLIERLARLQRPDLPASGVRYTRRITQIWCGFFCVNIIITAGLITGEYWHAWTVYTGLISYLLMGILFGGEFLYRRLILKI comes from the coding sequence ATGCCTAAATTATATCCGGTAATTAATACTGTACTCGTTCTGGTCAGTATCCTTTATCCGTTTATCTGGTATTTTGGTCAAAAATACACCGGTGTTATTCCGGTTGCAGTATTGATGGCGCTGATCTGGCTGTTACGGGCATTATTTAACCGTCAGCCATTACAAAAGCTGTTGTCATGTGCAGTAATGTTACTGTTTATCGTTTTAGCATGGCTGCATTCAGCTAAAGCCATGTACTGGTATCCGGTAATGGTAAGTGCGCTGCTTTTGCTGGTATTTGGTGCAAGTCTGTATAGCCGGCAGTCCTTAATTGAGCGTCTTGCCCGCTTACAGCGTCCTGATCTGCCTGCTTCAGGTGTGCGCTATACCAGACGTATTACTCAGATATGGTGCGGTTTTTTTTGTGTGAATATCATAATTACCGCTGGTTTGATTACCGGTGAATACTGGCACGCATGGACTGTATATACAGGGCTGATTTCTTATCTGCTGATGGGAATACTGTTTGGCGGAGAGTTTCTGTATCGGCGGTTAATATTAAAAATATAA
- the pgeF gene encoding peptidoglycan editing factor PgeF, which translates to MNQWDMNQALGLNQNKNVFFNAQWPAPASVHTLFTTRQGGVSQPPFNSLNVGAHVGDNADAVQHNRALVQQQVAKPLAYLNQVHSADVINAVSALTALQSGTPANADASFCHRGESVACAIMTADCLPVLLCDRAGTVVAAAHAGWRGLADGVLQNTVEAMQVNPLEILAYLGPAIGPEAFEVGADVWEVFCLKQPKAQTAFTDIGNEHYLADIYALARLALADAGVHQVYGGTECTVLQRERYFSYRRDGKTGRMLSAIWLE; encoded by the coding sequence ATGAATCAATGGGACATGAATCAGGCACTCGGTCTGAATCAGAATAAAAATGTCTTTTTTAATGCACAATGGCCGGCACCAGCCAGTGTGCATACCCTGTTTACAACACGTCAGGGCGGTGTGAGCCAGCCACCGTTCAATTCCTTGAATGTCGGAGCACATGTCGGTGATAACGCAGATGCCGTGCAGCATAATCGTGCATTAGTACAACAACAGGTAGCAAAACCTCTGGCTTATCTGAATCAGGTGCACAGCGCAGATGTTATTAATGCTGTGTCTGCGTTAACTGCATTGCAGTCAGGTACACCGGCCAATGCTGATGCAAGCTTTTGTCACCGCGGCGAATCGGTAGCCTGTGCGATTATGACAGCCGATTGTTTGCCGGTATTATTGTGTGACCGTGCCGGAACTGTAGTTGCTGCTGCACATGCCGGCTGGCGCGGACTGGCAGACGGAGTATTGCAGAATACTGTAGAGGCTATGCAGGTTAACCCTCTGGAAATATTAGCTTACCTTGGTCCTGCAATCGGGCCGGAAGCTTTTGAAGTCGGCGCTGATGTATGGGAGGTGTTTTGTCTGAAACAGCCAAAGGCACAGACTGCATTTACGGATATTGGTAACGAGCACTATCTGGCTGATATTTATGCTCTGGCACGGCTGGCTCTCGCAGATGCCGGTGTGCATCAGGTATATGGTGGAACGGAATGTACCGTATTGCAGCGTGAGCGTTATTTTTCTTATCGTCGAGACGGGAAAACCGGCCGTATGCTCAGTGCAATCTGGCTCGAATAA
- a CDS encoding acyl carrier protein yields MTEQEIYAILANALENLFEIAPERIKPEADLFADLEIDSIDAIDLIDYIKRQTGHKLQAEDFRNVRTVADVIQAVMNKAKQAENA; encoded by the coding sequence ATGACTGAACAGGAAATTTATGCCATTCTGGCAAATGCACTGGAAAATCTGTTTGAAATTGCTCCAGAGCGAATCAAACCGGAAGCAGATTTATTTGCAGATTTAGAAATTGACAGTATCGATGCTATTGATCTGATTGATTATATCAAGCGCCAGACTGGACACAAATTACAGGCAGAGGATTTTCGCAATGTGCGTACGGTAGCTGATGTAATTCAGGCAGTCATGAACAAGGCCAAACAGGCCGAGAATGCCTAA
- a CDS encoding phosphopantetheine-binding protein, whose amino-acid sequence MSDLVIQIKELIIDSLGLEDITTDDIGDDMALFGDDGLGLDSVDALELGLAIQKKFGLQMENDSSQLREYFFSVNTLANYIQSKR is encoded by the coding sequence ATGAGCGATTTAGTTATTCAGATTAAAGAATTAATTATTGACAGTTTAGGGCTGGAAGATATCACAACAGATGATATAGGTGATGATATGGCCTTATTCGGGGATGATGGTCTAGGACTGGATTCAGTAGATGCTCTGGAGTTAGGTCTGGCCATTCAGAAAAAATTTGGTTTGCAAATGGAAAATGACAGCAGCCAGCTGCGCGAGTATTTTTTTAGTGTTAATACACTAGCAAATTACATCCAAAGCAAACGTTAA
- a CDS encoding lysophospholipid acyltransferase family protein, whose translation MGFVIFGVFGLLFKIILWPYTLPAVRKNADSQIKARRLVASVWAAFIRYLSITGVIAVRYHGFERLGRPGQLILVNHPSLLDVVFMLAKVPVLNCIVKKDLLRNPVMKSSILACGFLPNDESLQVIEDADAILRSGQSMLIFPEGTRTGWDNKICFNRGAVSIGLRSASVITPVVIVMNPPALKKYQPWYQVPKQKIHYDFYVGDDIDPQQWLQHKPLPIAARQLNQQLQEYFQQECSRRK comes from the coding sequence ATGGGTTTTGTAATTTTTGGTGTATTCGGGCTGCTGTTTAAAATAATTCTGTGGCCTTATACCTTACCTGCTGTAAGAAAAAATGCAGATAGCCAGATAAAAGCGCGACGGCTGGTTGCATCTGTCTGGGCGGCATTTATCCGTTATCTGAGTATCACAGGAGTTATTGCTGTCCGCTATCATGGTTTTGAACGTTTGGGTCGCCCCGGGCAACTGATTCTGGTGAATCATCCTTCATTACTGGATGTTGTGTTTATGCTGGCCAAGGTGCCGGTGCTCAACTGTATTGTTAAGAAGGATTTGTTGCGTAATCCGGTAATGAAAAGCTCGATACTTGCCTGTGGATTTTTACCGAATGATGAATCTTTACAGGTTATTGAGGATGCGGATGCAATACTGCGCAGCGGGCAGAGTATGCTGATTTTTCCTGAAGGCACACGTACCGGATGGGATAATAAAATTTGTTTTAATCGTGGTGCTGTGTCTATCGGATTACGCAGTGCCAGCGTAATTACCCCGGTCGTGATTGTCATGAATCCGCCGGCGCTGAAAAAATACCAACCCTGGTATCAGGTACCAAAACAGAAAATTCATTATGATTTTTATGTTGGTGATGATATCGATCCACAGCAGTGGTTACAACACAAACCTTTGCCAATTGCGGCAAGACAACTTAACCAGCAGTTGCAGGAATATTTCCAGCAGGAATGCAGTAGAAGAAAGTAG
- the rluD gene encoding 23S rRNA pseudouridine(1911/1915/1917) synthase RluD has translation MKDTSLLENDDDYNDDLPFTADDSTQSYKNWTVPNELAGLRLDAALAKLAPEFSRSRLTAWIKDGHVTVNGSVVPPKYKLIGGEAIQAAIQQDESQLAFIPQAMSLDIIYEDDSVLVLNKPAGLVVHPAAGNWQGTLLNGLLAYCPVLTQVPRAGIVHRLDKDTSGLMVVAKTIVAQTHLVRQLQARTVKRTYRAVADGVVPFDGKIETLIGRDPHNRTRMAVVPFGGKEAITHVKVLERYADFSYIECQLETGRTHQIRVHMRAAGHPLAGDALYGNPRHHATTEVRDAIKMLARQALHAYRLSFIHPQTQENMQFEAPLPADIYHLLSVLRLQAGMDSSIKTEDQWQQRLSAEAAEDDDWDDDDYDVDVIYVRE, from the coding sequence ATGAAAGACACTTCTTTGTTAGAGAATGATGACGATTATAACGATGATTTGCCATTTACGGCAGATGATAGTACACAAAGTTATAAAAATTGGACAGTACCTAATGAACTGGCCGGCCTGCGTCTGGATGCCGCACTGGCAAAACTAGCGCCAGAATTTTCCCGCAGCCGGCTGACTGCGTGGATAAAAGACGGCCATGTCACAGTCAATGGCAGCGTAGTCCCGCCCAAGTATAAACTGATAGGCGGCGAAGCCATACAGGCAGCCATCCAGCAGGATGAAAGTCAGCTGGCTTTCATACCGCAGGCTATGTCACTGGATATTATATATGAAGATGATAGTGTACTGGTACTGAATAAACCGGCCGGGTTGGTTGTACATCCTGCAGCAGGAAACTGGCAGGGCACATTACTCAATGGTCTGCTCGCGTATTGCCCGGTACTGACACAAGTACCACGAGCCGGTATCGTGCACCGTCTGGATAAAGATACCAGCGGATTAATGGTTGTCGCCAAAACCATAGTCGCACAAACTCATCTGGTTCGTCAGTTACAGGCACGGACAGTCAAACGTACCTATCGTGCTGTTGCTGACGGGGTAGTGCCGTTTGATGGTAAAATTGAAACACTGATCGGACGTGATCCGCATAATCGTACCCGTATGGCTGTTGTCCCTTTTGGCGGCAAAGAGGCCATTACGCATGTTAAAGTACTCGAACGTTATGCCGATTTCAGCTATATCGAATGTCAGCTGGAAACCGGCCGTACTCATCAGATTCGCGTGCATATGAGAGCTGCCGGACATCCGCTTGCCGGAGATGCTCTTTATGGTAATCCGCGCCATCACGCCACAACAGAAGTCAGAGACGCTATTAAAATGCTGGCACGTCAGGCACTGCATGCCTACCGGCTGAGTTTTATTCATCCGCAAACTCAGGAGAATATGCAATTTGAAGCTCCGTTACCGGCTGATATTTATCATTTACTGTCTGTACTGCGTTTACAGGCTGGCATGGACTCTTCCATTAAAACAGAAGATCAATGGCAGCAGCGGCTGAGTGCGGAAGCAGCAGAAGATGATGACTGGGACGACGATGATTATGATGTGGATGTTATTTATGTACGCGAATAG
- a CDS encoding glycosyltransferase family 2 protein encodes MRLLALIPHYNHLHTVGKVAQSMLGYGIDCLIVDDGSDETIRTQLRELLQPGIEIIYRACNGGKGAAVKDGIKYAAVHGYTHILQVDADAQHCLEDTQKLITAAEAQPHAVICGRPVYNDDTPKARLYGRKITNFWLAINTLSMDIQDGMCGFRIYPLVPTIDVIREKNIGNYMDFDAELLVYLHRRGCVFIWIDTPITYASDGISHFRVWKDNVLISRMHARLFFNMLLSLPEILRNRRKRKLHG; translated from the coding sequence ATGAGACTGCTGGCATTGATTCCGCATTATAACCATTTGCATACAGTAGGTAAGGTGGCTCAGTCGATGCTGGGCTACGGGATAGATTGTCTGATTGTAGATGACGGTTCTGATGAAACAATTCGTACGCAATTACGTGAATTATTACAACCCGGTATTGAAATAATTTATCGTGCCTGTAACGGTGGCAAAGGTGCTGCGGTTAAGGATGGCATAAAGTATGCTGCTGTACATGGCTATACACATATTTTGCAGGTGGATGCTGATGCACAGCATTGTCTGGAAGATACGCAAAAACTGATAACTGCCGCTGAAGCACAGCCTCATGCAGTTATTTGCGGGCGACCGGTTTACAATGACGATACACCAAAAGCACGTCTTTATGGACGTAAAATTACTAATTTCTGGTTGGCAATAAATACGTTATCAATGGATATTCAGGATGGAATGTGCGGATTCCGTATTTATCCGCTGGTTCCTACCATTGATGTGATCAGAGAAAAAAATATCGGTAATTACATGGATTTTGATGCTGAGCTGCTGGTGTATCTGCATCGGCGGGGCTGTGTCTTTATTTGGATTGATACGCCGATTACTTATGCTTCCGATGGTATTTCCCATTTTCGGGTCTGGAAGGATAATGTTTTGATTTCCAGAATGCATGCACGCTTATTTTTCAATATGCTATTGAGTTTACCGGAGATTTTACGAAATCGCAGAAAAAGGAAGCTCCATGGCTAA
- a CDS encoding DUF4178 domain-containing protein has protein sequence MNSSSSYLLHTSCPSCGAEIGIRSATAVTAVCGYCHSVLLVNQNKLLQSGRHSAVLNDLSPLQIGTTGKWQGKSFILIGRIQVHYEAGLWNEWHALLEDGSSAWLSETNDRFAFTRLQPASAGEEKLPEFSSLKVGKTFFKYQSRWYAVADIHKTSRGQYVAEGELPVSLPNSETALVADCRNGLSFITLDYSSGQQQPEVFAGRGVTLKSLKLQNTRRKEQIRSQAGYVKGRTKRGKCPSCGGEILWVSGVTDYVLCQYCHGQMDMSEDAALQKNISEKREWYERQLTIKIGSKARINNEDWWVLGAMILVELPVQIAFPDVPLYVQVMREETEEEDSLGWTEYLLYSPRKGFLWLLELENNQWAMSSTLEDWPILNGPLQPLDLKREDIPFLYDYAAHVMYAAGAFYWQVAPGDRMYYIDYGCKAHKLSTTLTDNEQSWSVVSTIPASLVAAWFQNDKNISIKAKPLERDKAVEIVREHQGIKAKDFNADNIRKWSRQTFINSLFNIYNPNFWIALFVVLNLPVIFIILVGGPADYDYGIDAVLVFIFAFSLLSTVPKLKTRQLNKTRKYNIYIAAILLIAFTWIDYAAHETDTNSSGGHYYSSSGRWHK, from the coding sequence ATGAATAGTTCATCCTCTTATCTGCTGCACACAAGCTGTCCCAGCTGCGGGGCTGAAATCGGAATCCGTTCAGCCACCGCAGTCACTGCGGTTTGCGGCTATTGTCATTCTGTTTTATTAGTTAATCAGAATAAACTGCTTCAGTCAGGGCGCCATTCTGCAGTATTGAATGATTTATCTCCGCTGCAAATCGGTACTACCGGTAAGTGGCAGGGTAAGTCATTTATTCTGATCGGGCGTATTCAAGTACATTATGAAGCAGGTTTATGGAATGAGTGGCATGCACTGTTAGAAGATGGCAGCAGTGCATGGCTGTCTGAAACTAATGACCGTTTTGCTTTTACCCGTTTGCAGCCGGCATCTGCCGGTGAGGAAAAATTACCCGAATTCAGTAGTCTGAAAGTCGGTAAAACATTTTTTAAGTATCAGTCACGTTGGTATGCTGTAGCTGATATTCACAAAACCAGCCGCGGTCAGTATGTGGCTGAAGGTGAGTTACCTGTATCGCTGCCAAATTCTGAAACAGCACTGGTAGCTGATTGCCGTAATGGTTTGTCATTTATTACGCTGGATTACTCATCCGGTCAGCAACAGCCTGAAGTATTTGCAGGCCGGGGAGTGACCCTGAAATCACTGAAACTGCAAAACACTCGCAGAAAAGAACAGATACGCAGCCAGGCCGGTTATGTAAAAGGCAGAACTAAAAGAGGTAAATGCCCGAGTTGCGGCGGTGAAATTCTCTGGGTAAGCGGGGTAACCGATTACGTACTATGCCAGTATTGCCACGGTCAGATGGATATGAGTGAAGACGCGGCATTACAGAAAAACATCAGTGAGAAGCGTGAATGGTATGAGCGTCAGTTAACCATTAAAATTGGCAGCAAAGCACGTATCAACAATGAAGACTGGTGGGTACTGGGTGCAATGATACTGGTGGAATTACCAGTACAGATAGCTTTTCCGGATGTACCTTTGTATGTTCAGGTTATGCGTGAAGAGACAGAGGAAGAAGACAGTCTTGGCTGGACTGAATATCTGCTTTACTCACCCAGAAAAGGCTTTTTATGGCTGCTGGAGCTGGAAAATAATCAATGGGCAATGTCTTCAACACTGGAGGATTGGCCTATTTTAAACGGACCATTACAACCGCTCGATTTAAAAAGAGAAGATATTCCGTTTTTATATGATTATGCTGCCCATGTAATGTATGCTGCCGGTGCATTTTACTGGCAGGTTGCTCCGGGCGACAGAATGTATTATATCGATTATGGTTGCAAGGCGCATAAACTGTCTACAACGCTCACGGACAACGAACAATCATGGTCTGTGGTCAGCACCATCCCTGCTTCTCTGGTGGCTGCATGGTTTCAAAATGATAAAAATATCAGTATTAAAGCAAAACCCCTTGAGCGGGATAAAGCTGTTGAAATTGTGCGTGAACATCAAGGCATTAAAGCAAAAGATTTTAATGCCGACAATATCAGAAAATGGTCCCGGCAAACCTTTATAAATTCTCTGTTTAATATTTATAACCCTAATTTCTGGATAGCTTTATTTGTTGTTTTAAATTTACCGGTAATTTTTATAATATTGGTCGGCGGACCGGCTGATTATGACTATGGAATTGATGCGGTGCTAGTGTTTATATTTGCTTTTAGTTTACTGTCGACTGTGCCCAAATTAAAAACTCGTCAATTAAATAAAACCAGAAAATATAATATTTATATTGCTGCAATACTATTAATTGCATTTACATGGATAGATTATGCCGCGCATGAAACAGATACAAACTCTTCGGGCGGGCATTATTATAGTAGCAGCGGGCGATGGCACAAATAA
- a CDS encoding beta-ketoacyl synthase chain length factor — translation MKFSISDWHAVSPFHHTPEDWQKWVAQRRNIGDLPAKDVDLSFLPAMKRRRLGSAARLMFAASWPLLQEDASCPVVFVSHDGEINRSFQLWKSLIQQEELSPTSFALSVHNAIIGQWSLMRGDMSESIALTARYNGLEIGVTEAVGLLEEGASQVLVVVVEEPLAEEYNVAAVRAPFPLALGLIITRGEQVSLTYSTADTGNELLSGELNYYSSALEWITQQITAQPVRHQSAEQGIWRWQIG, via the coding sequence ATGAAGTTTTCGATATCTGACTGGCATGCTGTTAGTCCTTTTCATCATACGCCGGAAGACTGGCAAAAATGGGTTGCTCAGCGCAGAAATATAGGTGATTTACCGGCTAAAGATGTGGATTTATCTTTTTTGCCGGCAATGAAAAGACGTCGCTTAGGCTCTGCTGCTCGTTTGATGTTTGCTGCGTCATGGCCGCTGCTGCAAGAGGATGCTTCCTGTCCGGTAGTTTTTGTTTCTCATGATGGTGAGATCAACCGCAGTTTTCAATTGTGGAAAAGCCTGATACAGCAAGAAGAGTTATCACCCACTTCGTTTGCCTTATCAGTACATAATGCCATTATCGGACAATGGTCGCTGATGCGGGGTGATATGAGCGAAAGTATTGCGCTGACTGCCAGATACAATGGTTTGGAAATCGGAGTTACTGAGGCTGTAGGTCTGCTGGAAGAGGGGGCATCACAGGTTTTGGTAGTTGTAGTAGAAGAACCTCTGGCTGAGGAATATAACGTAGCCGCTGTACGTGCTCCGTTTCCGCTGGCACTGGGGTTAATTATTACCAGAGGTGAACAGGTAAGCCTGACTTATTCAACAGCAGATACTGGCAACGAATTATTATCTGGTGAACTGAATTATTACAGTAGTGCACTGGAATGGATTACACAGCAGATTACAGCGCAACCCGTGCGTCATCAATCTGCAGAGCAAGGTATCTGGCGGTGGCAAATTGGTTAA
- a CDS encoding outer membrane protein assembly factor BamD produces the protein MKNLFLAVALGLLLSACASTSTVDKDSQITQDWSVQRLYNEAHDELMHRNYTHAEKLYEILQARFPYGSYAEQAQLDTAYAYYKDDENDKALAAIEQFQRLYPQHPNMDYALYLKALIQLNEDKSFVSKLAKQDWSDRDPKANREAYATFALLVQYFPQSKYADDARAKMQKLLDALGGNELSVARYYMKRGAWLAAVGRAQTVISQFQNTPNVEEALAIMVSAYANLGEQKLSDDTKRVLAQNFPNSPYLQKPWQDHNTIPWWRYWK, from the coding sequence ATGAAAAATTTGTTTTTGGCGGTGGCCTTAGGCCTGTTACTGAGTGCCTGTGCCAGCACAAGTACGGTAGATAAAGATTCCCAGATTACCCAGGACTGGTCAGTTCAGCGTCTGTACAATGAAGCACATGATGAGCTGATGCACCGTAATTATACTCATGCAGAGAAATTATACGAAATTCTGCAGGCACGTTTTCCTTATGGTTCTTATGCCGAACAGGCTCAGCTGGATACGGCTTATGCTTATTATAAGGATGATGAGAACGATAAGGCACTGGCAGCTATTGAACAGTTCCAGCGTCTTTATCCGCAACATCCGAATATGGATTATGCGCTATATTTGAAAGCGCTGATTCAGCTCAATGAAGACAAATCATTTGTCAGCAAACTGGCAAAACAGGACTGGTCTGACCGCGATCCTAAAGCAAACCGTGAAGCTTATGCTACTTTTGCTCTGCTCGTACAGTATTTTCCACAGAGCAAATATGCTGACGACGCCCGTGCCAAAATGCAGAAACTGCTGGATGCACTGGGTGGTAATGAACTCTCCGTGGCACGCTATTATATGAAGCGCGGTGCGTGGCTTGCTGCGGTAGGACGGGCACAGACTGTCATTTCTCAATTTCAGAATACGCCAAATGTTGAAGAAGCTCTGGCAATCATGGTTTCAGCATATGCAAATCTGGGCGAGCAGAAACTCAGTGATGATACCAAACGTGTACTGGCACAGAATTTCCCGAACAGCCCGTATTTACAGAAACCATGGCAGGATCACAATACCATTCCATGGTGGCGTTACTGGAAGTAA
- a CDS encoding AMP-binding protein, translating into MMTSEQFWAERARSQALFTTGQSSLSWQQSMAQIAALSQYLSDHSVKRAGLYFDDNAHFAIALLACVQAGTDVYLPANLSDENAQWLEQTVDIYLSDEIDNKLNIPSLPASAWNSQGYTESDRRPINNIAVFLQTSGSTGKAKLIKKDWNVLCLEAQILAAVLPDSVIKDRPVVLGSVSVQHMYGLSFLIMLSMYLGLPLYRQRLIFPELLLVTSQAFKKVIWISSPTLLHTFRQTHDISLAKGHVSAVISAGGILAQTNKDFLLEHICSEVIEIYGSTETGAVASRIKQPYWQFFPDISYSVSQNGLSVQSQRCTTEQLLADAVVEHENGFDLLGRIDRIIKLADKRISLMQLENQLMQHEWVADIHILKHPEGTHLAAWVALTDAGVREWCKQGRKVIIHQLKNYLAKSQEKIALPRHWRFTTVLPRNLQSKLNPEDVQQAILQPVINPVVLDQKMISADEYWLRIQVPLDLEYFKGHFDVFHLVPGVIQIKWIIELLQQCSWLVQAPLQMENLKFQHFLRPADVVELVFKRDCVRRKISFQCTMQDKKITSGRLVIPDSESDAS; encoded by the coding sequence ATGATGACGTCAGAGCAATTCTGGGCAGAGCGGGCCCGAAGTCAGGCTTTATTTACTACTGGTCAGAGCAGCCTGAGCTGGCAGCAGTCCATGGCACAAATAGCGGCGTTAAGCCAGTATTTATCTGATCATTCTGTCAAACGTGCCGGTCTGTATTTTGATGATAATGCTCATTTTGCTATCGCTTTACTGGCATGTGTGCAGGCCGGTACAGATGTTTATCTGCCAGCTAATCTTTCTGATGAAAATGCTCAGTGGCTGGAGCAGACTGTAGATATTTATCTGTCTGATGAAATTGATAATAAACTGAATATTCCTTCATTACCGGCATCTGCATGGAATTCACAGGGCTACACTGAATCTGACAGAAGGCCGATAAATAATATCGCGGTATTTTTGCAAACATCAGGTTCTACCGGTAAAGCCAAACTGATTAAAAAAGACTGGAACGTATTGTGTCTTGAAGCACAAATTCTGGCAGCGGTATTACCGGATTCAGTTATCAAAGACCGGCCGGTTGTGCTGGGCAGTGTCAGTGTACAGCATATGTATGGGCTGAGCTTTCTTATTATGCTCAGCATGTATCTGGGATTGCCGCTTTATCGCCAACGCCTTATTTTTCCGGAGTTATTGCTGGTAACTAGTCAGGCTTTTAAAAAAGTGATCTGGATCAGCAGCCCGACTTTACTGCATACATTCCGGCAGACTCATGATATCTCTCTGGCTAAAGGGCATGTGAGTGCTGTTATTTCTGCCGGCGGAATACTGGCACAAACCAATAAAGATTTTTTGCTTGAACATATCTGTTCTGAAGTAATTGAAATTTATGGCAGTACTGAAACTGGCGCAGTAGCCAGTCGAATCAAACAGCCATACTGGCAGTTTTTTCCTGATATTAGTTATAGCGTTAGTCAGAATGGTTTGTCTGTTCAGTCGCAGCGCTGTACTACCGAGCAATTACTGGCTGATGCAGTGGTGGAGCATGAGAATGGTTTTGATTTGTTAGGCAGGATAGACCGGATTATCAAACTGGCAGATAAACGTATTTCCCTTATGCAACTGGAAAATCAGCTTATGCAGCATGAATGGGTTGCTGATATTCATATTCTAAAGCATCCTGAGGGTACTCATCTTGCTGCATGGGTGGCTTTGACCGATGCCGGCGTTCGTGAATGGTGCAAGCAGGGACGCAAAGTTATTATTCATCAGTTAAAAAACTATCTGGCTAAAAGTCAGGAAAAAATTGCCTTGCCGCGCCATTGGCGGTTTACAACAGTGTTACCGCGCAATTTACAAAGTAAACTGAATCCGGAGGATGTGCAACAGGCCATTTTACAGCCAGTTATCAACCCTGTTGTTCTGGATCAGAAAATGATTTCTGCAGATGAATACTGGTTACGGATTCAGGTACCTTTGGATCTGGAGTATTTCAAAGGTCATTTCGATGTATTTCATCTGGTACCGGGCGTTATTCAGATTAAATGGATAATAGAGCTGCTACAACAATGTTCATGGCTGGTTCAGGCACCGTTACAGATGGAAAATCTGAAATTTCAACATTTTCTCCGGCCGGCAGATGTTGTTGAACTGGTATTTAAGCGTGATTGTGTCCGCAGAAAAATTTCCTTTCAATGCACAATGCAGGATAAAAAAATTACTTCCGGCCGGTTAGTGATACCTGATAGTGAAAGTGATGCATCATGA